A stretch of Flexivirga aerilata DNA encodes these proteins:
- a CDS encoding ABC transporter permease, whose amino-acid sequence MTTASAQLRSVWRIVAAREIAVKLRDRNFLVSTGLMLVLIVVGLGIQVFVGGKSSAKTVAVTSPAGSALVAQSGKAADAAGSDLELKAKSLPSARAVEQAVKDGDVDAGLVPQGDGWRLVGKSSRNAELATYIGQTVSTDAIARNAAAAGTSLQALQRGATLPYDLLQPKGDDNTTEARVSAVAFGFLFYLAALLFGMAIANSVVEEKQNRIVEIIASAIPLRQLLIGKVVGNTVLAIVQVALLSAVAVGGLIVTDNTALLGTLAGGIGWFLPFFLIGFLALASLWAVVGALATRMEDVQSTSAPMTTLVMAIFLGGILATGGLLKLLSFVPLFSTIAMPARVVSGDAAWWEPLASLGIAAVGAYFILRTAERMYRSSLMQTSHKVSFRQALTERD is encoded by the coding sequence ATGACGACGGCATCCGCGCAGCTGCGTTCCGTATGGCGCATCGTCGCCGCTCGCGAGATTGCGGTGAAGCTGCGCGACCGCAACTTCCTGGTCTCCACCGGCCTGATGCTGGTGCTGATCGTCGTGGGTCTCGGCATACAGGTCTTCGTCGGTGGCAAGTCGTCGGCCAAGACGGTCGCGGTGACATCGCCGGCCGGGTCGGCCCTCGTCGCACAGTCCGGCAAGGCCGCCGACGCGGCGGGGTCGGACCTGGAACTGAAGGCGAAGTCGCTGCCCTCCGCCCGGGCCGTGGAGCAGGCGGTCAAGGACGGCGACGTCGACGCGGGACTGGTGCCCCAGGGGGACGGCTGGCGGCTGGTCGGCAAGTCGAGCCGCAACGCGGAGCTGGCGACCTACATCGGGCAGACGGTGAGCACCGACGCGATCGCCCGCAACGCGGCCGCCGCCGGCACCAGCCTGCAGGCACTGCAGCGCGGCGCGACCCTGCCCTACGACCTGTTGCAACCGAAGGGCGACGACAACACCACCGAGGCACGCGTCTCCGCGGTCGCGTTCGGTTTCCTGTTCTACCTGGCCGCGCTGCTTTTCGGCATGGCGATCGCCAACAGCGTCGTGGAGGAGAAGCAGAACCGCATCGTCGAGATCATCGCCTCGGCAATCCCGTTGCGGCAGTTGCTGATCGGCAAGGTGGTCGGCAACACGGTGCTCGCCATCGTGCAGGTCGCGCTGCTCTCGGCCGTCGCGGTCGGCGGGCTGATCGTGACCGACAACACCGCGCTGCTCGGCACGCTCGCCGGAGGCATCGGCTGGTTCCTGCCCTTCTTCCTCATCGGCTTCCTCGCCCTCGCGAGCCTCTGGGCGGTGGTCGGCGCGCTCGCGACGCGCATGGAGGACGTGCAGTCCACGTCCGCACCGATGACGACGCTGGTGATGGCGATCTTCCTCGGCGGCATCCTCGCCACCGGCGGCCTGCTGAAGCTCCTGTCCTTCGTACCGCTCTTCTCCACCATCGCGATGCCGGCCCGGGTCGTCTCCGGCGACGCCGCCTGGTGGGAGCCGTTGGCATCGCTCGGGATTGCCGCAGTCGGCGCCTACTTCATCCTGCGCACCGCGGAGCGGATGTATCGCTCGTCGCTCATGCAGACCAGCCACAAGGTCAGCTTCCGGCAGGCGCTCACCGAGCGCGACTGA
- a CDS encoding ABC transporter ATP-binding protein has product MLQVDRLTRRFGEVTAVDHVSFAVPDGLLVGFVGGNGAGKTTTMRMIMGVLGISDGDVRWNDAPVTAAERRMFGYMPEERGLYPKQPVVDQLVYLGQLQGLSAGDARASAQLLLERFGLAARAKDKLESLSLGNQQRVQVIAAVIARPRLLVLDEPFSGLDPRAVDDMVELLREFTRDGVPVLFSSHQLDLVERLCDRIVILSRGRVVADGAADELRRSGPVRHRLVTGGDAGWVRDLGWLQVVDVAGDRAIVQLASPQDTDRLLTEAMRRGSVRELAELVPSVADIYREVTA; this is encoded by the coding sequence ATGCTGCAGGTGGATCGGTTGACCCGGCGATTCGGGGAGGTGACCGCGGTCGACCACGTGTCGTTCGCGGTGCCCGACGGGTTGCTCGTCGGCTTCGTCGGCGGCAACGGCGCGGGCAAGACCACGACCATGCGGATGATCATGGGCGTGCTCGGCATCAGCGACGGTGACGTGCGGTGGAACGACGCCCCTGTCACCGCCGCCGAACGCCGCATGTTCGGCTACATGCCGGAGGAGCGCGGTCTCTACCCGAAGCAGCCGGTGGTCGACCAGCTGGTCTATCTCGGTCAGCTGCAAGGACTTTCGGCCGGTGACGCCCGTGCCAGCGCGCAGCTGCTGCTGGAGCGCTTCGGTCTCGCCGCGCGCGCCAAGGACAAGCTCGAGTCGCTCTCGCTGGGCAACCAGCAGCGGGTGCAGGTGATCGCCGCGGTGATCGCCCGCCCGCGACTGCTGGTGCTGGACGAGCCCTTCTCCGGGCTCGACCCGCGGGCGGTCGACGACATGGTCGAGCTGCTGCGCGAGTTCACCCGCGACGGCGTGCCGGTGCTCTTCTCCTCCCACCAGCTCGACCTGGTGGAGCGGCTGTGCGACCGCATCGTGATCCTGTCGCGCGGGCGGGTCGTCGCCGACGGCGCCGCGGACGAGCTACGGAGAAGTGGTCCGGTCCGGCACCGGCTGGTGACCGGGGGAGACGCCGGGTGGGTGCGCGACCTCGGCTGGTTGCAGGTGGTGGACGTCGCCGGCGACCGGGCGATCGTGCAACTCGCATCGCCGCAGGACACCGACCGGCTGCTCACCGAGGCGATGCGCCGCGGCTCGGTGCGCGAGCTCGCCGAGCTGGTCCCGAGCGTCGCCGACATCTACCGGGAGGTCACCGCATGA
- a CDS encoding response regulator transcription factor, with product MSQQQPHAAPLRVLVVDDQRLVRSGFAMMLSVEDDIEVVGEAANGAESVELARKLRPDLVLMDVQMPVLDGIAATERIVAEGTGQVVLLTTFDRDDYLFDGLQAGASGFLLKNTDPDDLVDAIRAVAHGHALLAPEVTRRVIERMTAAGSSAESDPARAGALSRLTPRELEVLELVGRGLSNGEIAGRLFLGEATVKTHVSSCLSKLHLRDRVQAVVFAYEAGLLRPGD from the coding sequence GTGAGCCAGCAGCAGCCGCACGCGGCGCCGCTGCGGGTGCTCGTCGTCGACGACCAGCGGCTGGTGCGCAGCGGCTTTGCGATGATGCTGTCCGTCGAGGACGACATCGAGGTCGTGGGCGAGGCTGCCAATGGTGCCGAATCCGTAGAGTTGGCACGCAAACTGCGGCCCGACCTGGTGCTGATGGACGTGCAGATGCCGGTGCTCGACGGCATCGCGGCGACCGAGCGCATCGTCGCCGAGGGCACCGGGCAGGTCGTGCTGCTCACAACCTTCGACCGCGACGACTACCTCTTCGACGGGCTGCAGGCCGGCGCCAGTGGGTTCCTGCTGAAGAACACCGACCCGGACGACCTGGTCGACGCCATCCGCGCGGTCGCGCACGGCCACGCGCTGCTCGCCCCCGAGGTCACCCGCCGCGTCATCGAGCGTATGACGGCAGCGGGCTCGTCGGCCGAGTCCGACCCCGCACGGGCGGGCGCGCTCTCCCGGCTCACCCCACGCGAGCTCGAAGTGCTCGAGCTCGTCGGCCGCGGCCTGTCCAACGGTGAGATCGCCGGCCGCTTGTTCCTCGGGGAGGCGACCGTGAAAACCCATGTGTCCAGCTGCCTTTCGAAGCTGCACCTGCGCGACCGGGTGCAGGCGGTGGTCTTCGCCTACGAGGCCGGGCTCCTCCGTCCGGGGGACTGA
- a CDS encoding sensor histidine kinase, with protein MTRVMQFFGVGDPWVRPLPKRWLRTDLPIAALWFCVAALTFEASRSVGMLRGDTAPTWVEYAGLAVPCVAVIWRRRFPLCSVVVTVGSWVLFGEVGGLVTMTLGVQFVYFFSIYSATAWCRDRRRGVLVIGLCLAALAVWVVWTLVHAELPDRHLAGLLSPMAGRIVINILANSLYIGGSVLLGLLEWRNVRRRVALEAQARTIDEQARALREQAVVAERLRIARELHDVVAHHVSLIGVQAGAARRVFDKRPDAARTAMAGIEESSRSAVTEMRALLGTLRADGDETRAPAPGFADLERLVEEYRAAGLDVDFRLVDADPPLAGDLPPAIGLSIYRTAQEALANVRRHSTARSAQVVARLDRRDGEPYAEIEVLDGGLPVPGSGGTGLGLTGMRERVAAHGGEAEIGPRPTAGYRVRVRLPFAAGQRPAVRLE; from the coding sequence ATGACCCGGGTGATGCAGTTCTTCGGTGTGGGCGACCCGTGGGTGCGCCCGCTGCCGAAGCGCTGGCTGCGCACGGACCTGCCCATCGCGGCGCTGTGGTTCTGCGTCGCGGCGCTGACCTTCGAGGCCAGCCGCTCGGTGGGCATGCTGCGGGGAGACACCGCGCCGACGTGGGTGGAGTATGCCGGGCTCGCCGTGCCGTGCGTCGCGGTGATCTGGCGGCGGCGCTTCCCGCTGTGCTCGGTGGTGGTCACCGTCGGCTCGTGGGTGCTGTTCGGCGAGGTCGGCGGCCTGGTGACCATGACCCTCGGGGTGCAGTTCGTCTACTTCTTCAGCATCTACTCGGCCACCGCCTGGTGCCGCGACCGCCGGCGCGGCGTGCTGGTCATCGGGCTCTGCCTCGCCGCGCTCGCGGTCTGGGTGGTGTGGACGCTGGTGCACGCCGAGCTGCCCGATCGGCACCTCGCCGGACTGCTGTCGCCGATGGCCGGCCGGATCGTCATCAACATCCTCGCCAACAGCCTCTACATCGGTGGTTCGGTGCTGCTCGGGCTGCTGGAATGGCGCAACGTCCGCCGCCGCGTAGCGCTCGAGGCGCAGGCCCGGACCATCGACGAGCAGGCGCGGGCCCTGCGCGAGCAGGCGGTCGTCGCCGAACGCCTCCGCATCGCCCGCGAATTGCACGACGTGGTCGCCCACCACGTCTCGCTGATCGGGGTGCAGGCGGGTGCGGCGCGGCGCGTCTTCGACAAACGGCCGGACGCTGCGCGCACCGCGATGGCGGGCATCGAGGAGTCCTCGCGTTCGGCGGTCACCGAGATGCGGGCGCTGCTCGGCACGCTGCGTGCCGACGGTGACGAAACCCGGGCACCGGCACCGGGTTTCGCCGATCTGGAGCGCCTCGTCGAGGAATACCGCGCGGCCGGGCTGGACGTCGACTTCCGGCTCGTCGACGCCGACCCGCCGCTCGCCGGGGACCTGCCGCCGGCGATCGGTCTCAGCATCTATCGCACCGCGCAGGAGGCGCTGGCCAACGTGCGGCGGCACTCGACCGCGCGCAGTGCCCAGGTCGTGGCCCGTCTCGACCGACGGGACGGCGAGCCGTATGCCGAGATCGAGGTCCTCGACGGCGGCCTCCCGGTGCCCGGCTCCGGCGGCACCGGGCTCGGCCTGACCGGCATGCGGGAGCGGGTGGCGGCGCACGGCGGCGAGGCCGAGATCGGCCCGCGCCCGACGGCGGGCTATCGGGTGCGGGTGCGCCTGCCGTTCGCGGCCGGGCAGCGCCCGGCCGTGCGATTAGAGTGA
- the serS gene encoding serine--tRNA ligase, which produces MIDIKFLRDNPDLVRASQRARGADESLVDQVLDADEKRRASLSEFESLRAQQKSVSKSVGAIMGKLGAAKKQGGDVSAIQAEADEARAKATELAAEVKRREAAADDEGAEFTGLLKKLDNIVLDGVPAGGEDDYVVLEHVGEPPTFDFEPLDHLALGEKLGAIDMERGAKVGGARFYFLTGVGARLELALLNLAMNQAVEQGFIPMITPTLVRPEIMDGTGYLDAHEDVYHLPADDLYLTGTSEVALAGYHQGEIIDISGGPKRYAGWSSCYRREAGSHGKDTRGIIRVHQFNKVEMFVYCDPVDAQAEHQRLLDWEKEMLAKVELPYRVIDTAAGDLGGSAARKYDSEAWVPTQGRYRELTSTSNCTTYQARRLGIRYRTPEGRTEPVATLNGTLATTRWLVAILENHQQADGSVKVPAALQPFLGTDVLKPL; this is translated from the coding sequence GTGATCGACATTAAGTTTCTGCGTGACAACCCCGACCTGGTCCGCGCCAGCCAGCGCGCCCGCGGCGCCGACGAGAGCCTCGTCGACCAGGTGCTGGACGCCGACGAGAAGCGGCGGGCGTCCCTGTCGGAGTTCGAGAGCCTGCGGGCGCAGCAGAAGTCGGTCAGCAAGTCGGTCGGCGCGATCATGGGCAAGCTCGGCGCCGCCAAGAAGCAGGGCGGCGACGTCAGCGCCATACAGGCGGAGGCGGACGAGGCGCGTGCCAAGGCGACCGAGCTCGCCGCCGAGGTGAAGCGCCGCGAGGCCGCCGCCGACGACGAGGGCGCGGAGTTCACCGGGCTGCTGAAGAAGCTCGACAACATCGTGCTCGACGGCGTGCCGGCCGGCGGTGAGGACGACTACGTCGTACTCGAACACGTCGGCGAACCCCCGACGTTCGACTTCGAGCCGCTCGACCACCTCGCGCTCGGCGAGAAGCTCGGCGCGATCGACATGGAGCGCGGCGCGAAGGTCGGCGGTGCCCGGTTCTACTTCCTCACCGGCGTCGGCGCCCGCCTCGAGCTGGCGCTGCTCAACCTGGCGATGAACCAGGCGGTCGAGCAGGGCTTCATCCCGATGATCACCCCGACGCTGGTGCGGCCGGAGATCATGGACGGCACCGGCTACCTCGACGCCCACGAGGACGTCTACCACCTGCCGGCCGACGACCTCTACCTCACCGGCACCTCCGAGGTGGCGCTCGCCGGCTACCACCAGGGCGAGATCATCGACATCTCCGGCGGCCCGAAGCGCTACGCCGGCTGGTCGTCCTGCTACCGCCGCGAGGCCGGCTCGCACGGCAAGGACACCCGCGGCATCATCCGGGTCCACCAGTTCAACAAGGTCGAGATGTTCGTCTACTGCGACCCGGTAGACGCGCAGGCCGAGCACCAGCGGCTGCTCGACTGGGAGAAGGAGATGCTCGCCAAGGTCGAACTGCCCTACCGGGTCATCGACACCGCCGCCGGCGACCTCGGCGGCTCGGCGGCCCGCAAGTACGACAGCGAGGCGTGGGTGCCGACGCAGGGGCGCTACCGCGAGCTGACCTCGACCTCCAACTGCACCACCTACCAGGCGCGCCGCCTCGGCATCCGTTACCGCACGCCCGAGGGCCGCACCGAGCCGGTCGCCACCCTCAACGGCACGCTCGCCACCACCCGCTGGCTGGTCGCGATCCTGGAGAACCACCAGCAGGCCGACGGTTCGGTGAAGGTGCCGGCCGCGCTGCAGCCGTTCCTCGGCACCGACGTGCTCAAGCCGCTGTAA
- a CDS encoding diacylglycerol kinase family protein yields the protein MRRGAVIVNPTKVADTAQLRAELAAIFREHGWADPLWWETTVEEPGRRQALEAVDAGVDLVAALGGDGTVRCVAAGVLPSRTPVAVLASGTGNLLARQLKLPVGHFERALRVALGGVDHEIDVMRISLDENGSGQFDAEEIGLVMSGIGVDADIMAATTEELKGRIGWLAYPAAGLRQVVHDLVPATICFDDGVKLERDVTSVLVGNCGMLQGGMKLMPDAVVDDGLLNAVVVRGSGLRWLPVIAKVLTRSRRNSVALTRHLCREAVVSVDRPAGVEVDGDVIGTARAVRFAVDPGALVLRLPQ from the coding sequence GTGCGTCGAGGTGCGGTCATCGTCAACCCCACGAAGGTCGCCGACACCGCCCAACTCCGGGCCGAGCTCGCCGCGATCTTCCGGGAGCACGGCTGGGCCGACCCGCTCTGGTGGGAGACCACCGTCGAGGAGCCCGGGCGGCGACAGGCGCTCGAAGCCGTCGACGCGGGCGTGGACCTCGTCGCGGCGCTGGGTGGCGACGGCACGGTGCGCTGTGTGGCCGCGGGGGTGCTGCCGTCGCGGACGCCGGTCGCCGTGCTCGCGTCGGGCACCGGCAACCTGCTCGCCCGCCAGCTGAAGCTCCCGGTCGGTCACTTCGAGCGGGCGCTCCGCGTTGCGCTCGGCGGCGTCGACCACGAGATCGATGTCATGCGGATCTCGTTGGACGAGAACGGTTCCGGCCAGTTCGACGCGGAGGAGATCGGGCTCGTGATGTCCGGCATCGGCGTCGACGCCGACATCATGGCCGCGACGACCGAGGAGCTGAAGGGCCGGATCGGCTGGCTGGCCTATCCCGCGGCCGGCCTGCGTCAGGTGGTCCACGACCTGGTGCCCGCGACGATCTGCTTCGACGACGGCGTGAAGCTCGAACGCGATGTCACCAGCGTGCTGGTCGGCAACTGCGGCATGTTGCAGGGCGGGATGAAGCTGATGCCCGACGCGGTCGTGGACGACGGTCTGCTCAACGCGGTGGTGGTGCGGGGCAGCGGGCTGCGCTGGCTGCCGGTGATCGCCAAGGTGCTCACCCGGTCCCGGCGCAACTCCGTCGCGCTCACCCGCCACCTGTGCCGCGAGGCGGTCGTGTCCGTGGACCGGCCGGCCGGGGTCGAGGTCGACGGCGACGTGATCGGCACCGCGCGGGCCGTCCGGTTCGCGGTCGACCCGGGCGCGCTGGTGCTGCGCCTGCCCCAGTGA
- a CDS encoding SRPBCC family protein produces MTGRHFRFASTHRVAAPRDDVFAILAESETWDRWWPQIRSITAYDETRGAVHIRSVLPLTLRLELTSEVADRESGVLRASLAGDLIGWSQFVLTADGPAATLLAYTQEVDLMVDGLLGRVSTWRAMRPLLIANHAAMMRSGMRGLERAAAHPGQFRG; encoded by the coding sequence GTGACCGGCCGGCACTTCCGCTTCGCCAGCACCCACCGGGTGGCTGCGCCGCGGGACGACGTCTTCGCCATACTCGCCGAGAGCGAGACGTGGGATCGGTGGTGGCCGCAGATCCGCTCCATCACCGCGTATGACGAGACCCGCGGCGCGGTGCACATCCGCAGCGTGCTGCCGCTGACCCTCCGGCTGGAGCTCACCTCCGAGGTCGCCGACCGCGAATCCGGTGTGTTGCGAGCGTCTTTGGCCGGCGACCTGATCGGCTGGTCGCAGTTCGTGCTGACCGCCGACGGCCCGGCGGCGACGCTGCTCGCCTACACCCAGGAGGTCGACCTCATGGTCGACGGCCTGCTCGGGCGGGTGTCGACGTGGCGTGCGATGCGGCCACTGCTGATCGCCAACCACGCGGCGATGATGCGCTCCGGGATGCGCGGGCTCGAGCGCGCGGCCGCTCACCCCGGTCAGTTCCGGGGCTGA
- a CDS encoding TetR/AcrR family transcriptional regulator, which translates to MSAQPVEEAETETSAAPRLVRVTAPARSDLATLRSQLLAAASRLTISEGWSKVTMSRLADDVGVSRQTVYNEFGSKPALAQQLVLGELQVFLGRVFDGFTANPGDPVGAIHDAALNVLRLSLENPLLHAVIAGSHGAESELLPLLTTDSEALLTLAKEAITEGMLRFDLRLTRAQLDVGVDVVVRTVLSHVIHPSGTPEETAAGIAWIASVVLGLDDQWGDAKPVS; encoded by the coding sequence GTGAGCGCCCAGCCGGTCGAGGAGGCCGAGACCGAGACCAGCGCCGCGCCTAGACTGGTGCGCGTGACCGCCCCCGCCCGCTCCGACCTCGCGACCCTGCGCTCGCAACTGCTCGCGGCGGCCTCCCGGCTCACGATCAGCGAGGGCTGGTCGAAGGTCACCATGTCGCGTCTCGCCGACGACGTCGGCGTCTCCCGGCAGACGGTCTACAACGAGTTCGGCAGCAAGCCCGCCCTCGCCCAGCAGCTGGTGCTCGGCGAGTTGCAGGTCTTCCTGGGCCGGGTCTTCGACGGCTTCACGGCCAACCCCGGTGACCCGGTCGGCGCGATCCACGACGCCGCGCTCAACGTCCTGCGGCTCAGCCTGGAAAACCCCCTGCTGCACGCGGTGATCGCCGGCTCGCACGGCGCCGAGTCGGAGCTGCTGCCGCTGCTGACCACCGACAGCGAGGCGCTGCTGACCCTCGCCAAGGAAGCCATCACCGAGGGCATGCTCCGCTTCGACCTGCGGCTCACCCGCGCCCAGCTCGACGTCGGCGTCGACGTCGTGGTGCGCACCGTGCTCAGCCACGTCATCCACCCCTCGGGCACCCCCGAGGAGACCGCCGCCGGCATCGCCTGGATCGCGAGCGTGGTGCTGGGCCTCGACGACCAGTGGGGCGACGCCAAGCCCGTCTCCTGA
- a CDS encoding FAD-dependent oxidoreductase: protein MRLVVVGASLAGLRAVEAARRAGCTDPITLIGAEHSAPYDRPPLSKALLCADNPAQVLPFHAEEHLRDELGVELRLGTPATGLDVDRREVIVGGERIGYDGLIIATGATANHWPMGAGVAGVHPLRTAQDALAIRAALDAGARVAVIGAGFIGSEVASAARARDLPVTVIEAAPQPLTRSVGGAVAEVLTTLHRTAGVDLRVGTQVTAVHQSDCGVTGLTLSDGSHVPADLVVLGIGARPATAWLRDSGLPLHADGGVLVDATLATGAPGVYAAGDVAHSPHAVFGDDVLRLEHWTSAAEQGAAAARHLLDPSAARPLQTVPYFWSDWHGHRLQFVGVPTADEVRVIRPEVERFLALYRRGDRVVGAFTINGQREIMRYRRHIVGQAPFEDALAEAAAAETVVA from the coding sequence GTGCGACTGGTCGTAGTGGGAGCATCGCTCGCCGGGTTGCGTGCCGTCGAGGCCGCCCGACGGGCGGGCTGCACCGACCCGATCACGCTGATCGGGGCGGAGCACTCGGCGCCATACGACCGGCCGCCGCTGTCCAAGGCCCTGCTGTGCGCGGACAACCCGGCGCAGGTGCTGCCCTTTCACGCCGAGGAGCACCTGCGGGACGAACTCGGCGTCGAGCTGCGGCTCGGCACTCCGGCGACCGGCCTCGATGTCGACCGCCGCGAGGTGATCGTCGGCGGGGAGCGCATCGGCTATGACGGCCTGATCATCGCCACCGGCGCCACGGCCAACCACTGGCCGATGGGCGCGGGCGTCGCGGGGGTGCACCCGCTGCGCACGGCGCAGGACGCGCTCGCGATCCGGGCCGCGCTCGACGCCGGCGCGCGGGTCGCGGTCATCGGGGCCGGCTTCATCGGCTCCGAGGTCGCGTCGGCGGCTCGTGCGCGGGACCTGCCGGTCACGGTGATCGAGGCCGCGCCGCAGCCGCTGACCCGCTCCGTCGGCGGTGCCGTCGCGGAGGTGCTCACCACGCTGCACCGCACCGCCGGTGTCGACCTGCGGGTCGGCACACAGGTCACCGCGGTGCACCAATCCGATTGCGGCGTCACCGGTTTGACGCTCAGCGACGGCAGTCACGTGCCGGCCGACCTCGTCGTGCTCGGCATCGGCGCCCGCCCGGCCACCGCCTGGCTGCGCGACTCCGGGCTGCCGCTGCACGCCGACGGCGGGGTGCTGGTCGACGCCACCCTCGCCACCGGCGCGCCCGGGGTGTATGCCGCGGGCGACGTCGCGCACTCACCGCACGCCGTCTTCGGCGACGACGTGCTGCGGCTGGAGCACTGGACGAGCGCCGCCGAGCAGGGCGCCGCCGCGGCGCGGCACCTGCTCGACCCGTCGGCCGCCCGCCCGTTGCAGACCGTCCCCTACTTCTGGTCCGACTGGCACGGGCACCGGCTGCAGTTCGTCGGGGTGCCGACCGCGGACGAGGTGCGCGTCATACGGCCGGAGGTGGAGCGGTTCCTCGCGCTCTACCGGCGCGGCGACCGGGTGGTCGGCGCGTTCACGATCAACGGGCAGCGCGAGATCATGCGCTACCGCCGGCACATCGTCGGGCAGGCGCCTTTTGAGGACGCGCTCGCCGAGGCGGCGGCAGCCGAGACGGTCGTCGCGTGA
- a CDS encoding ferredoxin, with amino-acid sequence MQIVADLAQCEGLGMCEAMAPDIFEVGPEGHVVIHDPSPDESRRQDLQAAVDACPVLALTLQD; translated from the coding sequence ATGCAGATCGTTGCCGATCTCGCCCAGTGCGAGGGCCTCGGGATGTGCGAGGCGATGGCCCCGGACATCTTCGAGGTCGGGCCCGAGGGTCACGTCGTGATCCACGACCCGTCACCGGACGAGTCGCGCCGCCAGGACCTGCAGGCCGCCGTCGACGCGTGCCCCGTGCTCGCGCTCACCCTGCAGGACTGA
- a CDS encoding fatty acid desaturase, producing the protein MAILDASGTVPDGSTEGWKDKKRYLWLIGLVIPSAFVAIYVLYALTGWSVLLWTGPILILGIVPAIDLVAGLDQDNPPDDVIEALENDRYYRWVVYMYLPLQYLGLIGVMMLVAGHNPVGDILSLTGGSDWVSTHLGERFVQPWDLSVIDKIAVSISIGCVGGIGINTAHELGHKKESHERWLSKIALAQSAYGHFYIEHNRGHHVRVATQEDPASSRVGENFYQFWPRTVSGSLKSAWNLEKKRYARRNTHPFHIGNDVLNAWLMTAVLWGVLMAFLGVGIFPYLVIQAVVGFSLLEVVNYMEHYGMLRKKVGPAGKERYERVDPSHSWNSNNIATNVLLYHLQRHSDHHANPTRRYQALRDYKESPVLPTGYAGMIVLAIVPAVWRRVMDPRVLAHFDGDISQANISPRKRDKVLAKYGKVVDPTPRTTESLRVDASAHDQSGSHGGRCPGCGYVYDEAVGAPREGFPAGTPWDQIPDTWCCPDCGVREKLDFVPVSKTEVA; encoded by the coding sequence ATGGCGATATTGGATGCATCCGGCACCGTGCCGGACGGTTCCACCGAAGGGTGGAAGGACAAGAAGCGTTACCTCTGGCTCATCGGCCTGGTGATCCCGTCGGCGTTCGTGGCGATCTACGTGCTCTACGCGCTCACCGGCTGGTCGGTGCTGCTGTGGACCGGGCCGATCCTGATCCTCGGCATCGTGCCGGCGATCGACCTCGTCGCGGGTCTGGACCAGGACAACCCACCGGACGACGTGATCGAGGCGCTGGAGAACGACCGCTACTACCGGTGGGTCGTCTACATGTACCTGCCGCTGCAGTACCTCGGTCTGATCGGCGTGATGATGCTCGTCGCGGGCCACAACCCGGTCGGTGACATCCTCAGCCTGACCGGCGGCTCCGACTGGGTCTCCACGCATCTCGGCGAGCGGTTCGTCCAGCCGTGGGACCTCAGCGTGATCGACAAGATCGCGGTCTCCATCTCGATCGGCTGCGTCGGCGGCATCGGCATCAACACCGCCCACGAGCTCGGCCACAAGAAGGAGAGCCACGAGCGCTGGCTGTCCAAGATCGCCCTGGCGCAGAGCGCCTACGGCCACTTCTACATCGAGCACAACCGCGGCCACCACGTGCGGGTCGCCACCCAGGAGGACCCGGCGAGCAGCCGCGTCGGCGAGAACTTCTACCAGTTCTGGCCGCGCACCGTCAGCGGCTCGCTGAAGAGCGCCTGGAACCTCGAGAAGAAGCGTTACGCACGGCGTAACACCCACCCGTTCCACATCGGCAACGACGTGCTCAACGCCTGGCTGATGACCGCCGTGCTGTGGGGCGTGCTGATGGCCTTCCTCGGGGTCGGCATCTTCCCCTACCTGGTGATCCAGGCCGTCGTCGGCTTCTCGCTGCTCGAGGTCGTCAACTACATGGAGCACTACGGCATGCTGCGCAAGAAGGTCGGCCCGGCCGGCAAGGAGCGCTACGAGCGGGTCGACCCCAGCCACAGCTGGAACTCCAACAACATCGCGACCAACGTGCTGCTCTACCACCTGCAGCGGCACAGCGACCACCACGCCAACCCGACCCGGCGCTACCAGGCGCTGCGCGACTACAAGGAGTCGCCGGTGCTGCCGACCGGGTATGCCGGGATGATCGTGCTCGCGATCGTGCCCGCCGTCTGGCGACGCGTGATGGACCCGCGGGTGCTCGCGCACTTCGACGGCGACATCTCGCAGGCCAACATCTCGCCGCGCAAGCGCGACAAGGTGCTCGCCAAGTACGGCAAGGTCGTCGACCCGACGCCGCGCACCACCGAGTCGCTGCGCGTCGACGCGTCCGCCCACGACCAGAGCGGCAGCCACGGCGGCCGCTGCCCCGGCTGCGGCTACGTCTACGACGAGGCCGTCGGCGCCCCGCGCGAAGGCTTCCCGGCCGGCACCCCGTGGGACCAGATCCCCGACACCTGGTGCTGCCCCGACTGCGGTGTCCGCGAGAAGCTCGACTTCGTGCCGGTGTCCAAGACCGAGGTGGCGTGA